Proteins from a genomic interval of Pseudomonas silesiensis:
- a CDS encoding malto-oligosyltrehalose synthase, which yields MNQALIQPLRATLRLQFHKGFTLDQAVPLVPYFASLGISHLYASPLLSARPGSMHGYDVVDPTTVNPELGGEAALRRLVSTLREHRMGLILDIVSNHMAVGGGDNPWWLDLLEWGRLSPYGEFFDIQWHSPDPLMSGQLLLPFLGSDYGVALQDGTLPLRFDAEHGAFHVEHYEHHFPICPTAYGELLKADDALNADQAEQLKSLADRFSALSYQMDAHSLAIPLKAELRDLAADPVIAQAIQRNVEAYDSLTREGFERLHDLLERQSYRLASWRTAADDINWRRFFDVNELGGLRVERPAVFEETHAKIFELVADGLVDGLRIDHIDGLADPRGYCRKLRRRVDSLSPQRHLPIFVEKILGEGETLHRDWSVDGTTGYEFMNQLSLLQHDPEGAQTLGKLWSRYSERPADFRQEAQLARQQILNGSLAGDFESVAQALLQVARDDLMTRDLTLGAIRRALQELIVHFPVYRTYISPRGRSAEDDVFFQQAMDGARQSLSEADWPVLDCLARWLGGEPWRKRPAGRQRKMLKHACVRFQQLTSPAAAKAVEDTAFYRSAVLLSRNDVGFSTEQFSAPVADFHAVCLNRLEAFPDNLLATATHDHKRGEDTRARLAVLSERSAWYAEQVPLWQALARPLRDDDQMPSTGDELILYQAILGSWPLDLRSEDPIAIEAYTQRLWQWQQKALREAKLQSSWSAPNDAYEQAMQQFLQRLMLSPEGELLRAALGKAVNTLAAPGALNGLAQTLLRMTVPGIPDLYQGNEYWDFTLVDPDNRRPVDYADRQRALDASADLPELLTTWRDGRIKQSLIAQALNLRAEHTELFRRGAYQALEVVGSQAHRVLAFARSVEGKRAIVIVPIRCAELLKNSAEPRIDARLWGDTRVKLPFATSDQHLKGLFSGVAVTPQGELMISAALGDFPVNLFIQTTDT from the coding sequence ATGAATCAAGCGCTCATCCAACCGTTGCGGGCGACCCTGCGACTGCAGTTTCATAAAGGCTTCACCCTGGACCAGGCGGTGCCGCTGGTCCCCTATTTCGCCAGCCTGGGCATCAGCCATCTCTATGCTTCGCCACTGCTGAGCGCGCGTCCGGGCTCCATGCATGGCTACGATGTGGTGGACCCGACCACGGTCAATCCGGAACTGGGCGGCGAAGCGGCATTGCGCCGCCTGGTCAGCACCTTGCGTGAGCACCGGATGGGGCTGATCCTCGACATCGTGTCCAACCACATGGCGGTCGGCGGTGGCGACAACCCCTGGTGGCTGGACTTGCTGGAATGGGGGCGCCTGAGCCCCTACGGCGAGTTCTTCGATATCCAGTGGCATTCCCCCGATCCGTTGATGTCAGGCCAGCTGCTGCTGCCCTTCCTCGGCAGCGATTACGGCGTCGCCCTGCAGGACGGCACCCTGCCCTTGCGTTTCGATGCAGAGCACGGCGCGTTTCATGTCGAGCACTACGAGCATCACTTCCCGATCTGCCCGACGGCTTACGGCGAACTGCTCAAGGCCGATGACGCGCTGAATGCCGATCAAGCCGAGCAACTCAAATCCCTGGCCGACCGTTTCAGCGCCTTGAGCTACCAGATGGATGCGCACAGCCTGGCGATCCCGCTCAAGGCGGAGCTGCGCGACCTCGCTGCTGATCCGGTCATTGCGCAAGCGATCCAGCGCAACGTGGAGGCTTATGATTCGCTGACGCGCGAGGGGTTCGAGCGTTTGCACGACTTGCTGGAGCGCCAAAGCTATCGCCTGGCCAGCTGGCGCACAGCGGCGGACGATATCAATTGGCGGCGCTTTTTCGATGTCAACGAACTCGGCGGCCTGCGGGTCGAGCGCCCGGCCGTGTTCGAAGAGACCCACGCGAAGATCTTCGAACTGGTGGCCGACGGCCTGGTCGACGGCCTGCGTATCGACCACATCGACGGCCTTGCCGACCCCCGTGGCTATTGCCGCAAGTTGCGGCGCCGGGTCGACAGCCTGTCACCGCAGCGGCACCTGCCGATCTTCGTCGAGAAGATCCTCGGCGAAGGTGAGACCCTGCACCGCGACTGGTCCGTCGACGGCACCACCGGTTATGAATTCATGAACCAGTTGTCGTTGCTGCAACACGACCCGGAAGGCGCCCAGACCCTGGGCAAGCTCTGGAGCCGCTACAGCGAACGGCCCGCCGATTTTCGCCAGGAAGCGCAACTGGCCCGCCAGCAGATCCTTAACGGTTCTCTCGCCGGGGACTTCGAGAGTGTCGCCCAGGCGTTGCTGCAAGTCGCCCGTGACGACCTGATGACCCGCGACCTGACCCTCGGCGCAATCCGGCGGGCGTTGCAGGAACTGATCGTGCACTTCCCGGTGTATCGCACCTATATCAGCCCCCGTGGCCGCAGCGCCGAAGACGATGTGTTTTTCCAGCAGGCCATGGACGGCGCCCGGCAATCGCTCAGCGAGGCCGATTGGCCGGTGCTCGATTGCCTGGCCCGCTGGCTCGGCGGTGAACCGTGGCGCAAACGCCCGGCGGGTCGCCAGCGCAAGATGCTCAAGCACGCCTGCGTTCGCTTCCAGCAACTGACCTCGCCGGCCGCGGCCAAGGCAGTGGAAGACACTGCGTTCTATCGCTCGGCGGTGTTGCTGTCGCGCAATGACGTGGGGTTCAGCACCGAGCAGTTCAGTGCCCCGGTGGCCGACTTCCACGCCGTTTGCCTGAACCGTCTCGAAGCGTTTCCCGATAACTTGCTGGCCACCGCCACCCATGACCACAAACGCGGCGAAGACACCCGTGCGCGGTTGGCGGTGCTGAGCGAACGCAGTGCCTGGTACGCCGAGCAAGTGCCGCTCTGGCAAGCCCTGGCCCGACCTCTGCGCGATGACGACCAGATGCCATCGACGGGTGACGAGTTGATCCTGTATCAAGCGATCCTCGGCAGCTGGCCGCTGGACCTGCGTAGCGAAGATCCCATAGCGATCGAGGCGTACACCCAACGACTCTGGCAGTGGCAGCAGAAAGCCTTGCGCGAGGCCAAGTTGCAAAGCAGCTGGAGCGCGCCCAACGACGCCTACGAACAAGCGATGCAGCAATTTTTGCAACGACTGATGCTCAGTCCCGAAGGTGAACTGTTGCGTGCAGCCCTGGGCAAGGCGGTCAATACCCTCGCCGCACCCGGCGCACTCAACGGATTGGCGCAAACCTTGCTGCGCATGACCGTGCCGGGCATACCGGATTTATATCAGGGCAACGAGTACTGGGATTTCACCCTGGTGGATCCGGATAACCGGCGGCCGGTGGATTACGCAGACAGGCAACGGGCGCTGGACGCCTCGGCGGACTTGCCCGAACTGCTGACGACCTGGCGAGACGGGCGCATCAAGCAAAGCCTGATCGCCCAGGCGTTGAATCTGCGGGCCGAACACACGGAGCTGTTCCGGCGAGGGGCGTATCAAGCCCTGGAAGTTGTCGGCAGCCAGGCGCACCGGGTGCTGGCGTTTGCCCGCTCCGTAGAAGGAAAACGGGCGATCGTGATCGTGCCGATCCGCTGCGCCGAGTTGCTGAAAAACAGTGCCGAACCGCGGATCGACGCGCGGCTGTGGGGCGATACCCGGGTCAAATTACCGTTCGCCACCTCTGATCAACATTTGAAGGGACTTTTTTCCGGCGTCGCAGTCACACCCCAAGGGGAGCTGATGATCAGCGCTGCGCTGGGGGACTTCCCGGTCAATCTCTTTATCCAAACTACCGACACTTGA